Proteins encoded within one genomic window of Atribacteraceae bacterium:
- a CDS encoding DUF4064 domain-containing protein, which produces MKKAGMILGIIGGIIGIVTALLAIGTGAVANLATQVLTENGELPAELEEMSAAVGRLAIGSGIGGLIFSIVGLVGAAIVNKNQRLSGILMLIGGILGFVVLLVGYVVPGILLIIGGILALMAKPEAK; this is translated from the coding sequence ATGAAGAAAGCGGGAATGATACTCGGAATCATCGGTGGTATTATTGGTATCGTGACCGCACTTTTAGCTATCGGGACTGGCGCGGTAGCCAACTTGGCCACTCAAGTCCTCACTGAAAACGGTGAACTCCCCGCAGAACTGGAAGAGATGAGTGCCGCCGTAGGTCGGCTGGCCATAGGGAGCGGAATCGGCGGCCTGATCTTCTCCATCGTCGGCTTGGTCGGCGCTGCGATAGTCAATAAAAACCAGAGATTATCGGGCATCCTGATGTTGATTGGCGGCATTCTCGGATTTGTTGTCCTCCTGGTCGGTTATGTTGTCCCGGGAATTCTCCTGATCATCGGAGGGATCCTGGCCCTGATGGCCAAGCCCGAGGCTAAGTAA
- a CDS encoding NADP-dependent isocitrate dehydrogenase: MAKSNQVIPVARGDGIGPEIMDACLYILREAGARIEPRFVEIGREVYLAGYTAGITEETWDILREHKVFYKAPITTPQGEGFKSLNVTVRKALGLYANVRPVVSYHPFVPVNHPGMDVVVIRENEEDLYAGIEHQQTPEVVQCLKLISRPGCERVVRYAFEYARAYGRKKITCMTKDNIMKLTDGLFHRVFDEIAPEYPEIESEHWIVDIGTAKLADTPTSFDMIVVPNLYGDIISDMLGQIAGSVGLAPGANIGDDYAMFEAIHGSAPRHAGKGIANPSGLLLAGVMMLISIDQADVAERVHNAWLKTIEDRVWTYDLVRRAKNTGETRYSEVGTREFAKAVVARLGQMPELLKSVKYGGKSIGIRRAQLTDVRDAMMQLDGVDVFIGNGKLSPDELGRKLEKLAEPKFRLIMISNRGQKVYPDGYPETFCTDHWRCRFQVPEGSPRLTHADIRWLLEAIEQNNLEWIKLENLYLMNGQRVYTLGQGQ; encoded by the coding sequence ATGGCGAAGAGTAACCAGGTTATTCCCGTGGCCAGAGGCGATGGTATTGGTCCGGAGATCATGGATGCATGTCTGTATATCTTGAGGGAAGCAGGCGCTCGTATTGAGCCGAGGTTTGTTGAGATTGGCAGGGAGGTATATCTTGCAGGGTATACCGCGGGCATTACCGAGGAGACCTGGGACATCCTCAGAGAACACAAGGTGTTTTACAAGGCTCCTATTACCACCCCCCAAGGGGAAGGATTCAAAAGCCTTAATGTTACGGTTCGCAAGGCACTCGGTCTTTATGCCAATGTGCGTCCGGTAGTCAGCTATCATCCTTTTGTACCGGTAAATCATCCGGGCATGGATGTGGTGGTTATCCGTGAGAACGAAGAAGATCTTTACGCCGGAATCGAACACCAACAGACACCCGAGGTTGTCCAGTGCCTCAAGTTGATCTCGCGTCCGGGTTGCGAGCGTGTTGTGCGCTATGCTTTTGAATACGCCCGCGCCTACGGCCGTAAGAAGATTACCTGTATGACGAAAGACAACATCATGAAGCTCACTGATGGGCTCTTCCACAGGGTATTCGATGAGATCGCTCCCGAATATCCGGAGATAGAGAGTGAGCACTGGATCGTCGATATAGGGACGGCGAAACTGGCGGACACACCCACCAGCTTTGATATGATTGTGGTGCCCAATCTTTATGGGGACATCATTTCGGACATGTTAGGGCAGATCGCCGGATCGGTAGGATTGGCGCCCGGGGCAAATATTGGCGATGATTACGCCATGTTTGAAGCCATTCACGGTTCTGCTCCCCGTCATGCCGGGAAGGGTATAGCCAATCCCTCCGGCTTGCTTCTTGCCGGGGTGATGATGTTGATCAGCATCGATCAGGCAGATGTCGCCGAGCGGGTTCACAATGCCTGGCTTAAGACGATCGAAGACCGCGTGTGGACCTACGACTTGGTTAGAAGGGCAAAGAATACGGGTGAAACAAGATACAGCGAGGTCGGCACCCGGGAATTTGCCAAAGCGGTAGTTGCCCGGCTGGGTCAAATGCCTGAACTTCTCAAATCAGTCAAGTACGGTGGGAAGTCCATTGGAATTCGGAGAGCGCAGTTGACCGACGTGCGTGACGCCATGATGCAGCTTGACGGCGTCGATGTATTTATTGGAAATGGTAAGCTCTCTCCGGATGAACTTGGCCGGAAATTGGAAAAGCTCGCTGAACCCAAATTTCGCCTGATTATGATCTCCAATCGTGGACAGAAAGTGTATCCGGATGGTTACCCGGAGACCTTTTGTACCGACCACTGGCGTTGCCGTTTCCAGGTGCCCGAGGGGTCTCCTCGCCTGACGCATGCCGATATCCGATGGCTGTTGGAGGCCATTGAGCAAAATAACCTTGAGTGGATTAAGCTTGAGAATCTCTATTTGATGAATGGCCAGCGGGTATATACCCTCGGTCAAGGCCAATGA